One region of Chryseobacterium sp. C-71 genomic DNA includes:
- a CDS encoding ion transporter, translating to MEREHNLVPGDKLWKRFLYRIIYRSDTKLGKLFDIVLLCLILVSTFIIMMESVPKLDKKFHIYFIISEWIISVLFSAEYFTRIAVLKNKKHYIFSFFGIIDFLSLIPFYLSFLFPVTKYFLIFRMLRMLRVFRVFNLLDFMNDGFVIVRALKNSSRKIYIFLLFLIIFSVIVGSLMFMVEGGRPGFETIPQSIYWAVVTVTTVGYGDVSPITPTGKFFAVILMLAGYSIIAVPTGIVTAEMRNKRQNLELICERCGNEDIDDDARYCKQCGKKLA from the coding sequence ATGGAAAGAGAACATAATCTTGTTCCCGGAGATAAGCTCTGGAAAAGATTCTTGTACCGAATTATTTACCGCTCTGATACTAAGCTCGGAAAATTGTTTGACATTGTTCTGCTTTGTCTTATTTTGGTAAGCACCTTTATCATTATGATGGAGAGTGTGCCGAAACTGGATAAAAAATTTCACATCTATTTTATCATTTCAGAATGGATCATCTCTGTACTTTTTTCTGCAGAATATTTTACGAGAATTGCTGTATTAAAAAACAAGAAACATTATATTTTCAGTTTTTTTGGAATTATTGATTTCCTTTCACTCATTCCTTTCTATCTGAGTTTTCTTTTTCCTGTGACAAAATATTTCCTGATTTTCAGGATGCTGAGAATGCTTAGGGTCTTCCGAGTATTCAATCTTTTAGATTTTATGAATGACGGTTTTGTCATTGTGAGAGCTTTGAAAAACAGTTCGAGAAAAATTTATATTTTCCTTTTATTTTTAATTATATTTTCGGTCATCGTTGGTTCATTGATGTTTATGGTAGAAGGCGGAAGACCTGGTTTTGAAACGATTCCGCAATCAATCTATTGGGCTGTGGTTACGGTGACAACCGTTGGTTATGGTGATGTATCTCCTATCACACCAACGGGTAAATTTTTTGCTGTGATCTTGATGTTAGCTGGTTATTCAATCATTGCAGTGCCAACAGGGATTGTAACTGCTGAAATGAGAAATAAGAGACAAAACCTAGAATTGATTTGTGAACGATGTGGAAATGAAGATATTGACGATGATGCGAGATACTGCAAACAATGTGGCAAGAAATTAGCATAG
- a CDS encoding Nif3-like dinuclear metal center hexameric protein: MTIQKVIAEIEKYIAMPQAEDFDNVGLLCGLADRNVSGILVCHDALENVVDEAIHKNCNLIVCFHPIIFSGLKSLTGKNYVERAILKAIENKVAIYAIHTAFDNDFYGVNAGICNLLGLKNLKILQPKKNNLKQLNVYVPKDYSESIKEALFSAGAGNIGFYDECSFKTEGKGTFRPIEGSNPFSGQQNVRENAEEDMVSVIFESFKQNQIVAAMKDAHPYEEVAHQIYQLENENQYSGLGMYGEFETEMDEKEFLSFVKEKFNLNIIKHSDFNQKKIKRVGVLGGSGASGIKSALSKKCDAYLTGDLKYHDYFLAESKMLICDIGHYESEQLVSQQLFEILSQKFSTFAILKSSEKTNPVNYFL; the protein is encoded by the coding sequence ATGACAATACAAAAAGTAATTGCAGAGATAGAAAAATACATTGCAATGCCTCAGGCTGAAGACTTTGACAACGTGGGACTTCTATGTGGTTTGGCGGATAGAAATGTATCAGGAATTCTTGTATGTCACGATGCTTTAGAAAATGTGGTGGATGAAGCAATTCACAAGAACTGTAACTTGATTGTTTGCTTTCATCCGATTATTTTTTCAGGGTTAAAATCTCTGACCGGGAAAAATTATGTTGAAAGAGCCATTTTAAAAGCCATCGAAAATAAAGTTGCCATCTATGCGATTCACACCGCTTTCGACAATGATTTTTATGGAGTAAATGCCGGAATTTGTAATCTTTTGGGATTAAAAAACTTAAAAATTCTTCAACCTAAAAAAAATAATTTAAAGCAATTAAATGTTTACGTTCCGAAAGACTATTCTGAATCTATAAAAGAAGCGCTTTTCTCTGCCGGAGCTGGAAATATCGGATTTTATGACGAGTGCAGTTTTAAGACAGAAGGAAAAGGAACATTCAGACCGATTGAAGGTTCAAATCCGTTTTCTGGACAGCAAAATGTACGTGAAAATGCTGAAGAAGATATGGTTTCTGTAATTTTTGAATCTTTTAAACAAAATCAAATTGTGGCCGCAATGAAAGATGCGCATCCTTACGAAGAAGTTGCTCATCAGATATATCAGCTTGAAAATGAAAATCAGTATTCAGGTTTGGGAATGTACGGTGAATTTGAAACTGAAATGGATGAGAAAGAATTTCTGAGTTTTGTGAAAGAAAAATTCAATTTAAATATCATCAAACATTCTGATTTTAATCAAAAGAAAATCAAAAGAGTAGGCGTTTTGGGTGGTTCGGGAGCAAGCGGAATAAAGTCTGCACTTTCAAAAAAATGTGACGCTTACCTTACAGGAGATCTCAAATACCACGATTATTTTCTGGCAGAATCTAAAATGCTGATTTGCGACATCGGGCATTATGAATCTGAGCAATTGGTAAGTCAACAATTATTTGAAATTTTATCACAAAAATTTAGTACATTTGCAATCTTAAAATCTAGTGAAAAAACAAACCCAGTAAATTATTTCCTATAG
- a CDS encoding zinc ribbon domain-containing protein translates to MAKITEISVEEKLRALYDLQIIDSRLDEIRNTRGELPIEVEDLEIEIEGLEKRAEKFHAEIKEQNDQISNKNEVINHAKSLIEKYKSQQDNVRNNKEFEALGKEIEYQELEIQLSDKRIKEFGAKIGHKEETLNELNTKIENLKNHLKFKKEELEGLISETQKEEDYLITKSEEFASKIDERLLASYHRIRTNSSTGLAVVGLERGAPKGSFFTIPPQKQMEIAQRKKIIIDEHSGKILVDDELVNEETEKMNSIIKF, encoded by the coding sequence ATGGCAAAAATCACCGAAATTTCAGTCGAAGAAAAATTAAGAGCTTTATACGATTTGCAAATCATCGATTCAAGATTGGACGAGATCCGAAATACAAGAGGAGAATTGCCAATCGAAGTTGAAGATCTTGAAATCGAGATTGAAGGCCTAGAAAAAAGAGCGGAAAAATTTCATGCAGAGATTAAAGAGCAAAATGATCAGATCAGCAATAAAAATGAAGTGATCAACCATGCGAAATCTTTAATCGAAAAATACAAATCTCAACAGGATAACGTAAGAAACAATAAAGAATTTGAAGCTTTAGGAAAAGAAATCGAATATCAAGAACTTGAAATTCAGCTTTCTGACAAAAGAATCAAAGAATTTGGTGCTAAAATCGGTCATAAAGAAGAAACTCTGAATGAGTTGAATACTAAAATCGAAAATCTTAAAAACCACCTAAAATTCAAAAAAGAAGAATTGGAAGGTTTGATTTCTGAAACTCAAAAAGAAGAAGATTATCTGATCACAAAATCTGAAGAATTTGCTTCTAAAATCGACGAAAGATTATTGGCATCTTACCACAGAATCAGAACAAACTCTTCTACAGGTCTTGCAGTAGTAGGTCTTGAAAGAGGTGCTCCGAAAGGATCTTTCTTCACAATTCCACCACAAAAGCAAATGGAAATCGCTCAGAGAAAGAAAATCATTATCGATGAACATTCAGGAAAAATTCTTGTTGACGACGAGTTGGTAAACGAAGAAACTGAAAAAATGAATTCTATTATTAAGTTTTAA
- a CDS encoding long-chain fatty acid--CoA ligase: MTIKRLFDIPHHALEKLPNDVMFATKHQGEWIKTSTQEFVNQGNKISRGLLKLGIKPGDKIALITTNSRTEWAIMDLGLSQIGVVSVPVYPSISPEDYEFIFNNAEIKYCFVSDKELLAKVMKIKHNVASLQGVFTFDNISGAANWKEILDLGEDDSTQMEVEDLSKAINTQDLATLIYTSGTTGKPKGVMLTHENIVSNVLGSLPRIPRRKSLDYKDTRVLSFLPICHIFERMLFYLFQYNGFSVYFAESIEKMGENVKEVKPHYMSVVPRLVEKVYDKIYNTGSSAGGFKQKIFFWALNLIQKKKEVTKPSGLSEIIADKLVFKKWREGLGGEIITLVSGSAALSTRLNLMFQNAGIPILEGYGLTETSPVISVNSFGKMKVGTVGHPLDNLTVKIQEDGEITVKGPSIFKAYFKNEEQSKETFTEDGFFKTGDIGHIDSEGFLQITDRKKEMFKTSGGKYIAPQTIENLAKASKFIEQIMVVGDGEKMPCAFVQPDFEFAKNWAMRNNLNIGSNPQEIAKSPELKERIEKEIDDINEHLGNWEQIKKIELTPEVWSIEAGLLTPTLKLKRKAVKEKFKDLYDKMYGHHD, translated from the coding sequence ATGACGATCAAAAGATTATTCGATATACCGCACCACGCTTTAGAAAAACTCCCAAATGATGTAATGTTCGCTACAAAACATCAAGGCGAGTGGATAAAGACATCAACTCAGGAGTTTGTAAACCAAGGAAACAAAATTTCCAGAGGCCTTTTGAAACTGGGTATAAAACCTGGTGATAAAATAGCCTTGATTACTACCAATTCCCGTACAGAATGGGCAATCATGGATCTTGGGCTTTCACAAATCGGGGTGGTTTCAGTTCCTGTTTATCCAAGCATTTCACCTGAAGATTATGAGTTTATATTCAATAATGCCGAAATAAAATATTGCTTTGTTTCTGATAAAGAACTTCTGGCTAAAGTAATGAAAATCAAGCACAACGTTGCTTCACTACAAGGTGTTTTCACTTTTGACAACATTTCCGGAGCGGCCAATTGGAAGGAAATTCTCGATTTGGGTGAAGATGATTCTACACAAATGGAGGTAGAAGATCTTTCAAAAGCAATTAATACTCAAGATTTAGCTACTTTAATTTATACTTCCGGAACTACAGGGAAACCGAAAGGTGTAATGCTGACTCACGAGAATATTGTTTCGAATGTTTTGGGATCGCTTCCAAGAATTCCGAGACGAAAAAGTTTAGACTACAAAGACACCAGGGTATTAAGTTTTTTACCGATTTGCCATATTTTTGAGAGAATGCTTTTTTATCTTTTCCAATACAATGGTTTTTCAGTCTATTTCGCTGAAAGCATTGAAAAAATGGGTGAAAATGTAAAAGAAGTCAAACCTCATTATATGAGTGTAGTTCCGAGACTTGTAGAAAAAGTTTATGACAAAATCTATAATACAGGTTCATCAGCAGGCGGATTTAAACAAAAAATATTCTTCTGGGCTTTAAATTTAATTCAGAAAAAGAAAGAAGTTACAAAACCTTCTGGTCTGTCTGAAATTATTGCAGACAAACTGGTTTTCAAAAAATGGAGAGAAGGTTTGGGCGGTGAAATTATCACTTTGGTTTCTGGTTCTGCGGCTTTATCAACAAGATTAAATTTAATGTTCCAAAATGCCGGAATTCCTATTCTTGAAGGATATGGCTTAACGGAAACCTCACCTGTAATTTCGGTAAATTCATTTGGGAAAATGAAAGTGGGAACAGTAGGACATCCGTTGGATAACTTAACCGTAAAAATTCAGGAAGACGGTGAAATTACAGTGAAAGGACCTTCTATATTTAAAGCTTATTTTAAAAACGAAGAACAATCCAAAGAAACTTTCACAGAAGACGGATTTTTCAAAACCGGAGACATCGGACACATCGATAGTGAAGGATTTTTACAAATCACCGATCGTAAAAAGGAAATGTTTAAAACTTCCGGCGGAAAATATATTGCTCCACAAACGATTGAAAATTTGGCAAAAGCTTCCAAGTTTATTGAGCAGATTATGGTAGTCGGTGATGGAGAAAAGATGCCATGCGCATTTGTACAGCCAGATTTTGAATTTGCTAAAAACTGGGCGATGAGAAACAACCTCAACATCGGCTCTAATCCGCAGGAAATTGCAAAAAGCCCTGAACTGAAAGAAAGAATTGAGAAAGAGATCGACGACATCAACGAACACTTAGGAAACTGGGAACAGATAAAAAAAATAGAGCTTACTCCTGAAGTATGGAGCATTGAAGCGGGACTTTTAACTCCTACTCTTAAATTGAAAAGAAAAGCGGTTAAAGAAAAGTTCAAGGATTTGTATGATAAAATGTATGGTCATCATGACTAA
- a CDS encoding acyl-CoA dehydrogenase produces MDFNLSEEQLMIQQAARDFAQNELLPEVIERDRDQKFPTEQVKKMGEMGLLGMMVDPKYGGAGMDSVSYVLAMEEIAKIDASAAVVMSVNNSLVCAGLEKYASEEQKVKYLTPLASGQVIGAFALSEPEAGSDATSQKTTAEDKGDYYLLNGVKNWITNGGTATYYIVIAQTDPEKKHKGINAFIVERGWEGFEIGPKEDKLGIRGSDTHSLLFNNVKVPKENRIGEDGFGFNFAMAVLNGGRIGIASQALGIASGAYEMALKYAKTRKAFKTEIINHQAIAFKLADMATQITAARMLCFKAAVEKDAGKDISEIGAMAKLYSSQVAMDTTIEAVQIHGGYGYVKEYHVERLMRDAKITQIYEGTSEIQRIVISRSIAK; encoded by the coding sequence ATGGACTTTAATTTATCCGAAGAACAGCTGATGATTCAGCAGGCAGCAAGAGATTTTGCACAGAACGAACTATTACCAGAAGTAATTGAAAGAGACCGTGATCAAAAATTTCCTACTGAGCAAGTGAAGAAAATGGGCGAAATGGGACTTTTGGGAATGATGGTTGATCCTAAGTACGGTGGTGCCGGTATGGATAGCGTTTCTTACGTTTTGGCAATGGAGGAGATTGCAAAAATCGATGCTTCTGCAGCAGTTGTAATGTCTGTAAATAACTCATTGGTTTGTGCCGGACTAGAAAAATATGCTTCTGAAGAGCAAAAAGTAAAATATCTTACACCATTAGCAAGCGGTCAGGTAATCGGTGCATTTGCATTATCTGAGCCGGAAGCTGGTTCTGATGCGACTTCTCAAAAAACAACAGCAGAAGACAAAGGTGACTACTATCTTTTAAATGGTGTGAAAAACTGGATCACAAATGGTGGAACAGCTACCTATTATATTGTAATCGCTCAGACAGATCCTGAGAAAAAACATAAAGGAATCAACGCTTTCATCGTAGAAAGAGGTTGGGAAGGTTTTGAGATCGGACCAAAAGAAGACAAATTGGGAATCAGAGGAAGCGATACGCATTCTTTGCTTTTCAACAATGTAAAAGTCCCTAAAGAAAACAGAATCGGTGAAGACGGTTTCGGATTCAACTTTGCAATGGCTGTTTTGAATGGCGGTAGAATAGGGATTGCATCTCAGGCTTTAGGAATTGCTTCAGGAGCTTACGAGATGGCTCTGAAATATGCTAAAACCAGAAAAGCTTTCAAAACTGAAATTATCAATCATCAGGCAATTGCTTTCAAATTGGCAGATATGGCCACTCAGATTACTGCGGCAAGAATGCTTTGTTTTAAAGCGGCTGTAGAAAAAGATGCCGGAAAAGACATTTCTGAAATAGGAGCGATGGCTAAGCTATATTCTTCTCAGGTTGCGATGGATACTACCATTGAAGCAGTTCAGATTCATGGTGGATACGGATATGTGAAAGAATATCACGTAGAAAGATTAATGAGAGATGCAAAAATCACTCAAATTTATGAGGGAACTTCTGAAATCCAAAGAATTGTGATTTCTAGAAGTATTGCAAAATAA
- a CDS encoding DUF4349 domain-containing protein has product MKKYILLLAAATSFTMCKKGEATSSQLEKSLNSVDSMTTDISDKAKNVSNEAEAVFDSASIKIKDFEKTKSDVTEKIESTSKSIDSLSDKIANMKLESKIEKKDSLNKNSEKIVVNVPAPKIIKETKIIYKDKPKNENYEQIVSKNKMTKTGLLELKVNDAETAKEIVKEQVKKYDGFIKSENISLNNNDKKIAYLKVRVPIQKFDYLMEDLSYNIGEIENKGIDISGQDFVNNTLCDVEITLYGDNENLAVKEKPEGFGEQSLAAVSSGWNVITSIFLFILPLWPLFLIAGIGYYFYKKKSNNLPGNDSK; this is encoded by the coding sequence ATGAAAAAGTACATCTTATTATTAGCAGCAGCGACCAGTTTCACAATGTGTAAAAAAGGTGAAGCAACAAGTTCCCAATTAGAAAAATCACTAAATTCTGTTGATAGCATGACGACAGATATCAGTGATAAAGCAAAGAACGTAAGCAATGAAGCAGAAGCTGTTTTCGATTCTGCAAGCATTAAAATTAAAGATTTTGAAAAAACAAAAAGCGATGTTACCGAAAAAATAGAATCTACTTCTAAAAGCATTGATTCTCTATCAGACAAAATAGCCAATATGAAGCTGGAGTCTAAAATTGAGAAAAAAGATTCTTTAAACAAAAATTCTGAGAAAATTGTGGTGAACGTTCCGGCACCGAAAATCATTAAAGAAACCAAAATCATTTACAAAGACAAACCAAAAAATGAAAACTACGAACAAATTGTTTCAAAAAACAAAATGACAAAAACCGGACTTCTAGAATTAAAAGTAAATGATGCCGAAACCGCAAAAGAAATCGTAAAAGAACAGGTTAAAAAATACGACGGATTCATAAAAAGTGAAAACATTTCTTTAAATAACAACGACAAAAAAATCGCTTACCTTAAAGTGAGAGTTCCGATTCAAAAGTTTGATTATCTAATGGAAGATTTGAGCTACAACATTGGAGAAATTGAAAATAAAGGAATTGATATCAGCGGTCAGGATTTCGTGAACAACACATTATGTGATGTAGAAATAACTTTATATGGAGACAATGAAAATCTTGCTGTGAAAGAAAAACCTGAAGGTTTCGGAGAGCAATCTCTGGCCGCCGTTTCTTCTGGTTGGAACGTGATTACTTCAATATTCTTATTTATTCTACCTCTTTGGCCATTGTTTTTAATTGCAGGAATTGGTTATTATTTTTACAAAAAGAAAAGCAACAATCTCCCTGGAAATGATTCAAAGTAA